A single Oncorhynchus nerka isolate Pitt River linkage group LG10, Oner_Uvic_2.0, whole genome shotgun sequence DNA region contains:
- the LOC115135100 gene encoding bifunctional 3'-phosphoadenosine 5'-phosphosulfate synthase 2-like, which yields MMLGVKKQQTDLNRSTNVVFQAHHVTRSKRGQVVGTRGGFRGCTVWLTGLSGAGKTTIAFALEEYLVSHGIPCYSLDGDNIRHGLNKNLGFTATDREENIRRIAEVAKLFADAGLVCITSFISPYTKDRDDARKILESAGLPFFEVFINAPLEVCESRDVKGLYKKARAGEIKGFTGIDADYERPEAPDLVLKTGEVTVNECIRQVVDLLREQSIVPSGITEEVNELFVPENKLKLVQVEAITLPTISITKLDLQWVQVLAEGWATPLKGFMREREFLQVQHFGNLLDDGTINQSIPIVLPVTTETKQRLDGCVAVALEFQGTLVAILRQPEFYEHRKEERCARQWGTTCPQHPYIKMVMEGGDWLVGGDLEVLDRIRWNDGLDQYRFTPRELKQKFKEMKADAIFAFQLRNPVHNGHALLMQDTKRHLLERGYKRPVLLLHPLGGWTKDDDVPLDWRMKQHAAVLEEGVLDPTSTIVAIFPSPMMYAGPTEVQWHCRARMIAGANFYIVGRDPAGMPHPETKQDIYEPTHGGKVLTMAPGLTSVEIIPFRVAAYNKTKRAMDFYDKDRHAEFEFISGTRMRKLARCGENPPEGFMAPKAWKVLTEYYSSIQKDQ from the exons ATGATGTTGGGTGTCAAAAAGCAGCAGACG GATCTGAACAGATCCACCAATGTAGTGTTTCAGGCCCACCATGTGACCCGGAGCAAGAGAGGTCAGGTGGTGGGCACTAGAGGAGGCTTCAGGGGTTGCACCGTCTGGCTCACAG GTTTGTCTGGTGCTGGGAAGACCACCATAGCCTTTGCCCTGGAGGAGTATCTGGTGTCCCACGGCATCCCCTGCTACTCACTGGATGGGGACAACATCCGCCATGGCCTCAACAAGAACCTGGGCTTCACAGCCACTGACCGTGAGGAGAACATCAGACGTATTGCTGAGGTGGCCAAGTTGTTCGCAGACGCTGGCCTCGTCTGCATCACCAGCTTCATCTCTCCTTACACCAAG GATCGTGATGATGCGAGGAAGATCCTTGAGAGTGCTGGGTTACCCTTCTTTGAGGTGTTCATCAACGCTCCTCTAGAGGTGTGTGAGAGTCGCGATGTGAAGGGCCTCTACAAGAAAGCCCGTGCTGGAGAGATCAAAG GCTTCACTGGGATCGATGCAGACTACGAGCGGCCCGAGGCTCCGGACTTGGTGCTGAAAACTGGAGAGGTCACCGTTAACGAGTGCATTCGGCAGGTTGTAGACCTGCTTAGAGAGCAG AGTATTGTTCCAAGTGGAATCACAGAGGAGGTGAATGAACTTTTTGTTCCGGAGAACAAGCTGAAGCTAGTTCAGGTCGAAGCTATCACACTTCCCACAATCAGCATCACCAAG TTGGACCTCCAGTGGGTGCAGGTGCTGGCTGAAGGCTGGGCCACCCCACTGAAGGGCTTcatgagggagagggagttcCTCCAGGTGCAACATTTCGGCAACCTCCTCGACG ATGGAACCATCAACCAGTCTATTCCCATCGTCCTGCCTGTTACCACGGAAACCAAGCAGAGGCTGGACGGCTGTGTGGCGGTAGCTCTGGAGTTCCAGGGAACCCTTGTGGCCATTCTAAGACAGCCAGAGTTCTACGAACACCGCAAAGAGGAGCGCTGTGCCCGTCAGTGGGGTACCACCTGCCCCCAGCACCCCTACATTAAG ATGGTGATGGAGGGAGGTGATTGGCTGGTGGGTGGCGACCTGGAGGTGCTGGACCGAATCAGATGGAACGACGGGCTGGACCAGTACCGCTTTACTCCACGGGAGCTCAAGCAGAAGTTTAAAGAAATGAAAGCAG ATGCCATCTTCGCCTTCCAACTGCGGAATCCGGTCCACAATGGCCATGCCCTGTTGATGCAGGACACCAAGCGCCACCTTCTGGAGCGGGGCTACAAGCGACCCGTCCTCTTGCTGCACCCGCTGGGGGGCTGGACCAAAGACGACGACGTTCCCCTGGACTGGCGCATGAAACAGCACGCTGCAGTACTGGAGGAGGGGGTACTGGACCCCACCAGCACCATAGTGGCTATTTTCCCATCCCCCATGATGTACGCTGGACCCACTGAG GTCCAGTGGCACTGCAGAGCGCGGATGATCGCCGGAGCTAACTTCTACATTGTGGGTCGTGACCCAGCGGGCATGCCCCATCCCGAGACCAAGCAGGACATTTATGAGCCCACCCATGGGGGAAAGGTCCTCACCATGGCCCCTGGCCTCACCTCTGTAGAGATCATCCCTTTCAGAGTGGCTGCCTACAACAAGACCAAGAGGGCCATGGATTTCTACGACAAGGACCG ACACGCTGAGTTTGAGTTCATCTCTGGCACCAGGATGAGAAAGCTGGCGCGGTGCGGGGAGAACCCCCCAGAAGGCTTCATGGCCCCCAAGGCCTGGAAGGTCCTGACTGAGTACTACAGCTCTATACAGAAGGACCAGTAA
- the LOC115135101 gene encoding multiple inositol polyphosphate phosphatase 1-like: protein MLLTIPLKVISAHFLFSYTSCCSLWGNVQTTPDIPAIAKYFTTKGRYEEVNPYLIDDILAVNKSLVKPPSAQCREIHLTAIIRHGSRYPTTKNVKKMRALHNLVVQKASGEERWLREITQWKMWYTDEMDGRLVQKGVLDHRHLAVRLSKLFPSLISKEKLQDGHIKFMTSSKHRCVNSTLSFQGGLAKLWDIEDEEIDYEVNDALMRFFDKCTRFVETVDKNQSAMAELDKFTSSAEMRRVQEKIADRLLVPYSHITSDMAEAAFYLCAYELAIKTINSPWCQLFDEADALVLEYANDLKQFWKRSYGHDINSKSSCILFHDVFSRLDRAANEIRSGSNVTEAATIQVGHADTLLPLLTLLGFFKDSVPLTSNNYVTQGQRAFRTSRMMPYAANLVLVLYDCSGNLRLQALLNERPLAFPGLADNQGEEGAPLYQDVRDHYGELLQGCDFEKECQLFPSK, encoded by the exons ATGCTGCTCACCATTCCGTTGAAAGTTATTAGTGCGCATTTCTTATTTAGTTACACCTCGTGTTGTTCATTATGGGGAAATGTCCAGACCACTCCAGATATTCCAGCGATTGCTAAATATTTCACCACAAAAGGTAGATATGAAGAAGTGAACCCTTACCTCATTGATGACATACTCGCTGTAAACAAATCTCTTGTAAAGCCCCCATCTGCACAATGTCGCGAAATTCATCTGACCGCTATCATACGGCACGGTTCAAGGTACCCGACGACGAAAAACGTCAAGAAGATGCGAGCACTTCACAATCTTGTTGTACAGAAGGCCTCTGGAGAGGAGCGCTGGTTGCGTGAAATTACGCAGTGGAAGATGTGGTACACTGATGAGATGGATGGCCGTCTCGTTCAGAAGGGAGTCCTCGACCACAGGCATTTGGCAGTCAGGTTGTCCAAGTTATTTCCATCATTGATATCTAAGGAGAAGCTACAAGATGGTCACATCAAGTTCATGACCAGTTCTAAGCACAGGTGTGTGAACAGCACCCTTTCTTTCCAGGGAGGACTGGCAAAGCTCTGGGACATAGAAG ATGAAGAGATTGACTACGAGGTGAACGATGCACTCATGAGGTTCTTTGACAAATGCACCAGGTTTGTGGAGACTGTCGACAAGAACCAGTCAGCCATGGCTGAGCTGGACAAGTTCACGTCCAGTGCAGAGATGAGGAGGGTGCAGGAGAAGATAGCAGACCGGCTCCTGGTCCCCTACAGCCACATTACATCAG ACATGGCTGAGGCTGCATTTTACCTGTGTGCTTACGAGTTGGCCATCAAAACCATCAACTCCCCCTGGTGTCAACTCTTTGATGAGGCAGATGCACTG GTTTTGGAGTATGCAAATGACCTGAAGCAGTTCTGGAAAAGGAGTTATGGTCATGACATCAACAGCAAGTCAAGCTGCATCCTCTTTCATGATGTATTCAGCCGTCTGGATAGAGCGGCCAATGAGATCAG ATCTGGCAGTAATGTCACAGAAGCAGCGACCATCCAGGTGGGTCACGCTGACACTCTCCTGCCTCTGCTGACCCTGCTGGGCTTCTTCAAGGACAGCGTGCCCCTGACCTCCAACAACTATGTCACCCAGGGCCAGCGTGCCTTCCGCACCAGCCGCATGATGCCCTACGCTGCCAACCTGGTCCTTGTGCTGTATGACTGCAGCGGAAACCTCCGTCTGCAGGCACTGCTCAACGAGAGGCCCCTGGCCTTCCCAGGCCTGGCCGACAACCAGGGAGAGGAGGGTGCCCCGCTCTACcaggatgtcagagaccactacggGGAACTGCTCCAGGGCTGCGACTTTGAGAAGGAGTGCCAACTGTTCCCATCCAAATGA